One genomic window of Panicum hallii strain FIL2 chromosome 6, PHallii_v3.1, whole genome shotgun sequence includes the following:
- the LOC112897674 gene encoding uncharacterized protein LOC112897674 yields MMLRRVASSTPVPEWLEALLTTRFFLACGAHPASPRNECNMFCLDCRGAPPPAFCYYCRAHRHASHRVIQIRRSSYHDVVRVSEVEDVLDITGVQTYVINSARVLFLNERPQPRGAGAAAGKAAASPYNCEICGRALLDPFRFCSLGCKLVDTKRSNGHAAAAADGGAANEEAEEVGGSKNAAARPQGRRRKGIPHRAPFWS; encoded by the exons ATGATGCTGCGGCGCGTGGCCTCGTCGACGCCGGTGCCCGAGTGGCTGGAGGCGCTCCTCACCACGCGCTTCTTCCTGGCGTGCGGTGCGCACCCAGCGTCCCCGCGCAACGAGTGCAACATGTTCTGCCTCGACTGCcggggggcgccgccgccggccttctGCTACTACTGCAGGGCGCACCGACACGCATCCCACAGGGTCATCCAG ATACGGCGGTCCTCCTACCACGACGTCGTCCGCGTCTCCGAGGTGGAGGACGTCCTCGACATCACCGGCGTCCAGACCTACGTCATCAACAGCGCCAGGGTGCTCTTCCTCAACGAGCGCCCCCAGCCGCGCggtgccggcgccgccgccggcaaggCAGCCGCCTCCCCCTACAACTGCGAGATCTGCGGCCGCGCGCTGCTCGACCCCTTCCGCTTCTGCTCCCTCGGATGCAAG TTGGTGGACACCAAGCGGAGCAACGGccacgcggcggcggccgccgacggcggcgcggccaatgaggaggcggaggaggtcggCGGGAGCAAGAACGCCGCGGCGCGGCCGCAGGGGCGCCGGCGGAAGGGGATCCCCCACCGCGCGCCCTTCTGGTCCTGA
- the LOC112898511 gene encoding serine carboxypeptidase-like 51 has protein sequence MAPGPSVALLLLFCAAVAFSLAVADAAGTPDGSEEWGYVQVRPKAHMFWWLYHSPQRVDNGRTPWPTVLWLQGGPGASGVGYGNFMEIGPLDDDLKPRATTWLAKADLLFVDNPVGTGFSYVEGGDKSLMVRTDAEAARDLTTLLCALYRDNPRLRASPLYIVAESYGGKFAVTTALAALRAIDQGRLRANLAGVALGDSWISPLDFVLSWGPLLYQVSRVDEKGLQQCNSVSAKIKDQVEKKQFTDAEASWSELENVVIANSNSVDFYNFLKDDASEDAVSTAAAQRQRSTLSSFRRKNGYSGYLESMASAREGGFDGLMNTVIKKKLGIIPKDLSWGEQSGDVFDAMAGDFMKPRIQEVDQLLKLGVNVTIYNGQLDLICATKGTMDWVQKLKWDGLKNFINSPRTPIYCSKEGQSGTQAFVKSYKNLKFYWILGAGHMVPIDNPCPALKMLADITRSPAK, from the exons ATGGCGCCGGGGCCTTCTGTCGCGCTGCTTCTGCTCTTCTGCGCCGCGGTGGCCTTCTCCCTGGCCGTGGCCGACGCCGCCGGCACGCCGGACGGCTCCGAGGAGTGGGGCTACGTCCAAGTCCGACCAA AGGCGCACATGTTCTGGTGGCTCTACCACAGCCCGCAGCGCGTGGACAACGGCAGGACGCCATGGCCGACCGTGCTCTGGCTGCAAGGAGGCCCG GGCGCGTCCGGCGTCGGGTACGGCAACTTCATGGAGATCGGGCCGCTGGACGACGACCTCAAGCCCCGCGCCACCACCTGGCTCGCCAAGGCAGACCTCCTCTTCGTG GACAACCCCGTGGGCACGGGCTTCAGCTACGTCGAGGGCGGCGACAAGAGCCTCATGGTGCGCACGGACGCCGAGGCGGCGCGCGACCTCACCACGCTGCTATGCGCCCTCTACCGCGACAACCCCCGCCTCCGGGCGAGCCCGCTCTACATCGTGGCCGAGTCCTACGGCGGCAAGTTCGCCGTCACCACGGCGCTGGCGGCGCTCAGGGCCATCGACCAGGGCCGCCTCCGCGCCAACCTCGCCGGGGTGGCCCTCGGAGACAGCTGGATCTCGCCCCTCGACTTCGTG TTGTCGTGGGGGCCGTTGCTGTACCAAGTGTCCAGGGTCGACGAGAAGGGCCTGCAGCAATGCAACAG TGTGTCAGCGAAGATCAAGGACCAGGTGGAGAAGAAGCAGTTCACGGACGCCGAGGCGTCGTGGTCGGAGCTGGAGAACGTCGTCATCGCCAACTCCAACTCCGTC GACTTCTACAACTTCCTCAAGGACGACGCATCGGAGGACGCGgtctcgacggcggcggcgcagcggcaGAGGTCGACCCTGTCGTCGTTCAGGAGGAAGAACGGCTACTCGGGATACCTCGAGTCCATGGCCTCAGCGCGGGAGGGCGGCTTCGACGGGCTCATGAACACGGTCATCAAGAAGAAGCTCGGCATCATCCCCAAGGATCTCTC GTGGGGAGAGCAGTCTGGCGATGTCTTTGACGCAATGGCGGGGGACTTCATGAAGCCGAGGATCCAGGAGGTGGATCAGCTGCTCAAGCTCGGCGTCAATGTCACCATCTACAACGGGCAG CTCGATCTCATCTGCGCGACCAAAGGCACCATGGACTGGGTTCAGAAGCTCAA GTGGGACGGCCTCAAGAACTTCATCAACTCACCCAGGACGCCCATCTACTGCAGCAAGGAAGGCCAGTCCGGCACCCAAGCCTTCGTCAAGTCGTACAAGAATCTCAAATTCTACTGGATACTCGGAGCTGGACACATG GTACCCATCGACAACCCTTGCCCTGCGCTCAAGATGCTGGCTGACATTACGCGATCTCCTGCCAAGTAG
- the LOC112896379 gene encoding dnaJ homolog subfamily C member 28-like, with product MAVLAAAARRLLATARSRRAFWSASWSAEQAAPSASSPPPDSKKKKAPSGSGPHRLAAVMDAVNERKLPPELRGRGNAVRSETDIVNVVEQRIWHSMEEGHFENLPGKGKPLNLNSNPHADSAEDTLYRILSRNGCAPEWVELNKEIRGMIAGWRSALKKAWANQSEVDGSSWNDDCRVLQEQIRQINDKVFRYNLIVPFGRQMFGLNWEEEVDKLKSNKEETRTRRWTD from the exons ATGGCGGTGCTGGCGGCCGCagcccgccgcctcctcgcgaCAGCCCGCAGCCGGCGCGCCTTCTGGTCGGCATCCTGGAGCGCCGAACAGGCCGCCCCCTCCGCCTCGTCGCCGCCCCCGGACAGCAAGAAGAAGAAGGCGCCGTCGGGGTCCGGCCCccaccgcctcgccgccgtcatGGACGCCGTCAACGAGCGCAAGCTCCCTCCCGAGCTCCGTGGACGAGGCAACGCAGTGAG GTCTGAGACTGACATTGTAAATGTCGTTGAACAAAGAATATGGCACTCAATGGAAGAAGGGCACTTTGAAAATCTACCAGGAAAGGGCAAACCCCTGAATCTCAATTCCAATCCTCACGCCGATTCTGCTGAAGATACCCTTTACCGGATACTTTCAAGGAACGGTTGTGCACCTGAATGGGTTGAACTTAATAAGGAAATCCGTGGCATGATTGCTGGCTGGAGGTCTGCATTAAAGAAGGCTTGGGCAAACCAATCTGAAGTTGATGGTTCTAGCTGGAATGATGACTGCAGGGTTCTCCAGGAACAAATTCGCCAGATAAATGATAAG GTTTTCCGGTACAACCTGATTGTACCTTTTGGGCGGCAGATGTTTGGTCTGAActgggaggaggaggtggacaAATTGAAGTCGAACAAAGAAGAAACAAGGACAAGGAGGTGGACAGATTGA
- the LOC112896380 gene encoding polcalcin Phl p 7 produces the protein MAEAADMERIFKRFDTNGDGKISLSELTEALRTLGSTSADEVQRMMAEIDTDGDGCIDFNEFITFCNANPGLMKDVAKVF, from the coding sequence atggcggaggcggcggacatGGAGCGGATCTTCAAGCGGTTCGACACCAACGGCGACGGCAAGATCTCGCTGTCGGAGCTGACGGAGGCGCTGCGGACGCTGGGGTCCACCTCCGCCGACGAGGTGCAGCGCATGATGGCCGAGATCGACACCGACGGCGACGGCTGCATCGACTTCAACGAGTTCATCACCTTCTGCAACGCCAACCCGGGGCTCATGAAGGACGTCGCGAAGGTCTTCTGA